One Thermus sp. CCB_US3_UF1 DNA window includes the following coding sequences:
- a CDS encoding acylphosphatase: protein MPRLVALVKGRVQGVGYRAFAQRKALELGLSGYAENLPDGRVEVVAEGPEEELQAFLHHLRQGPRLARVEAVEAMWAEETGLKGFHVY from the coding sequence ATGCCGCGCCTGGTGGCCTTGGTGAAGGGAAGGGTGCAGGGGGTGGGGTACAGGGCCTTCGCCCAGCGGAAGGCCCTGGAACTGGGGCTTTCCGGCTACGCGGAAAACCTCCCCGATGGCCGGGTGGAGGTGGTGGCGGAGGGCCCAGAGGAGGAACTCCAGGCCTTTTTGCACCACCTCCGGCAGGGCCCCCGACTGGCCCGGGTGGAGGCGGTGGAGGCCATGTGGGCCGAGGAAACCGGCCTAAAGGGGTTTCACGTGTACTGA
- a CDS encoding DivIVA domain-containing protein, translating into MDLTPLDVRYQEFPTGLRGYQKEAVRTYLAQVAEVMEGLIQENEALKEQLKALEEENARLKEAEGELKRAVVAAERIAREIKAQAEREAELIKREALAAKEQVLREAAEELRRLRAEIERAKQEKALFLGQLKALLEGYLDALKRWEAP; encoded by the coding sequence ATGGACCTTACCCCCTTGGATGTACGCTACCAGGAGTTCCCCACGGGGCTTCGGGGTTACCAGAAGGAGGCGGTGCGGACCTACCTGGCCCAGGTGGCCGAGGTGATGGAGGGCCTGATCCAGGAAAACGAGGCCCTAAAGGAGCAGCTCAAGGCCCTGGAGGAGGAGAACGCCCGCCTCAAGGAGGCCGAGGGGGAGCTGAAGCGGGCGGTGGTGGCGGCGGAGCGCATCGCCCGGGAGATCAAGGCCCAGGCGGAGCGGGAGGCCGAGCTCATCAAGAGGGAGGCCCTGGCCGCCAAGGAGCAGGTGCTCCGCGAGGCGGCGGAGGAGCTTAGGCGCCTAAGGGCCGAGATCGAGCGGGCCAAGCAGGAAAAAGCCCTCTTCCTGGGCCAGCTTAAGGCCCTTCTAGAGGGGTATTTGGACGCCTTGAAGCGGTGGGAAGCCCCTTGA
- a CDS encoding thiolase family protein: protein MREVYIVAAVRTPIGRFGGALKDMSPVELGAHAMRAALERAGVEGKALDLYVFGNVLRAGHGQLLPRQAALKAGIPKEVDGYAVDMVCASGMMAVMNAAQFLRTGEGNLALAGGMESMSQAGFFLSHRARWGYKFLMGAPEGLQDVLLRDGLSDPFTGEAMGEQAERLAQDLGVSRKEVDEAAFLSHQRAAEATAKGLLAREMAPIELPGKKGPVVVDKDEGIRPETTLEALAALKPAFKKEGVLTAGNASQISDGAAALLLASEDAVKAHGLKPLARILGGAWAAGEPWRFPEAPIPAAKRLLDRLGMKVTDFGLFENNEAFALNNVLFHRLLGVPYERLNVFGGAVALGHPIGASGARILVTLLNALEAKGEARGLAAICHGTGGSTALAVERV from the coding sequence ATGCGCGAGGTCTACATCGTGGCGGCGGTGCGCACCCCCATTGGGCGGTTTGGCGGGGCGCTGAAGGACATGAGCCCGGTGGAGCTGGGGGCCCACGCCATGCGGGCGGCCCTGGAGCGGGCGGGGGTGGAGGGGAAGGCCCTGGACCTTTACGTCTTCGGCAACGTCCTGCGGGCGGGGCACGGGCAGCTTCTGCCTAGGCAGGCGGCCCTGAAGGCCGGCATCCCCAAGGAGGTGGACGGGTACGCGGTGGACATGGTCTGCGCCTCGGGGATGATGGCGGTGATGAACGCCGCCCAGTTCCTGCGCACGGGGGAAGGGAATCTGGCCCTGGCGGGGGGGATGGAGTCCATGAGCCAGGCGGGCTTTTTCCTCTCCCACCGGGCCCGCTGGGGGTACAAGTTCCTCATGGGGGCCCCGGAGGGCCTACAGGACGTCCTCCTGCGGGACGGGCTTTCCGACCCCTTCACCGGGGAGGCCATGGGGGAGCAGGCGGAGAGGCTGGCCCAGGACCTGGGGGTAAGCCGCAAGGAGGTGGACGAGGCCGCCTTCCTCTCCCACCAGCGGGCCGCCGAGGCCACGGCCAAGGGGCTTCTGGCCCGGGAGATGGCCCCCATAGAGCTTCCGGGGAAGAAGGGCCCGGTGGTGGTGGACAAGGACGAGGGGATCCGGCCCGAGACCACCCTCGAGGCCCTGGCCGCCCTGAAGCCGGCCTTCAAGAAGGAGGGCGTCCTCACCGCCGGCAACGCCAGCCAGATCTCCGACGGGGCGGCGGCCCTCCTCCTGGCCTCGGAGGACGCGGTGAAGGCCCATGGCCTGAAGCCCCTGGCCCGCATCCTGGGCGGGGCCTGGGCGGCGGGGGAGCCCTGGCGCTTCCCCGAGGCCCCCATCCCCGCGGCCAAGCGGCTTCTGGACCGGCTGGGGATGAAGGTGACAGACTTCGGCCTCTTTGAGAACAACGAGGCCTTCGCCCTCAACAACGTCCTCTTCCACCGCCTCCTGGGGGTGCCCTACGAGCGGCTCAACGTCTTCGGCGGGGCGGTGGCCCTGGGCCACCCCATCGGGGCCAGCGGGGCCCGGATCCTGGTCACCCTCCTGAACGCCCTGGAGGCCAAGGGGGAGGCCCGGGGCCTGGCCGCCATCTGCCACGGCACCGGGGGCTCCACGGCCTTGGCGGTGGAGCGGGTTTAG
- the hflX gene encoding GTPase HflX, producing the protein MEKIFGRTEGLKKSELRKLSNLYRRRVPAERVLTPELAQTLALLSQEVGRPLSLLLDREGRVVRVGVGDAKELPIPEGARAENRLSGFRLLHTHLAKGGLSRPDLSVLFLHRLDNLAALEVEEGRPTTLHLAFLSPPKAEEEDWRILPPRPYFQYLELDLKAEVAALEEEMARQARVHELRDGSGERAILVGVDLGEGPEAEAALGELAELTRTAGGVPVRQVLVFRQALDPRYLVGLGKLEELKSLAYHENASTLIFGLELSPAQAREIEKATGLKVLDRTQLILDIFALHAKTPEAQAQVELAQLRYLLPRLVGKGKELSRLGGGIGTRGPGETKLEVDRRRLLARVAHLSRKLEEYAKRREEARRQRKRRGVPLVAVVGYTNAGKTTLLQALARGGEPGEDKLFATLRPLTRRGFLPGVGEVLFTDTVGFIRRMPEELLTAFRATLEEVREADLLVHVLDASEEGALGRHQVVEGLLRELGVEAPRVLALAKADRAAPYDLLYLRERLGGVPVSALKGTGLAELKEALAQALLQAGVRPQAWAQYT; encoded by the coding sequence TTGGAGAAGATCTTCGGCAGGACGGAAGGGCTCAAGAAGAGCGAGCTAAGGAAGCTTTCCAATCTGTACCGGAGGCGGGTGCCTGCGGAGCGGGTCCTCACCCCGGAGCTGGCCCAGACCCTGGCCCTCCTCTCCCAGGAGGTGGGGCGGCCCCTGAGCCTCCTCCTGGACCGGGAGGGGCGGGTGGTGCGGGTGGGGGTGGGGGACGCCAAGGAGCTGCCCATCCCCGAAGGGGCCCGGGCCGAGAACCGGCTTTCGGGTTTCCGCCTCCTGCACACCCACCTGGCCAAGGGGGGGCTTTCCCGGCCCGACCTTTCCGTGCTCTTCCTCCACCGCCTGGACAACCTGGCGGCCTTGGAGGTGGAGGAGGGCCGGCCCACCACCTTGCACCTGGCCTTCCTCTCCCCGCCCAAGGCGGAGGAGGAGGACTGGCGCATCCTTCCCCCCAGGCCCTACTTCCAGTACCTGGAGCTGGACCTGAAGGCGGAGGTGGCGGCCCTGGAGGAGGAGATGGCCCGCCAGGCCCGGGTGCACGAGCTCAGGGACGGGAGCGGGGAGCGGGCCATCCTGGTGGGGGTGGACCTGGGGGAAGGCCCCGAGGCCGAGGCGGCCTTGGGGGAGCTGGCCGAGCTCACCCGCACCGCCGGGGGGGTGCCGGTGCGCCAGGTCCTGGTCTTCCGCCAGGCCCTGGACCCCCGGTACCTGGTGGGCCTGGGCAAGCTGGAGGAGCTTAAAAGCCTGGCCTACCACGAAAACGCCTCCACCCTCATCTTCGGCCTGGAACTCTCCCCGGCCCAGGCAAGGGAGATCGAGAAGGCCACGGGCCTCAAGGTCCTGGACCGCACCCAGCTCATCCTGGACATCTTCGCCCTCCACGCCAAGACCCCCGAGGCCCAGGCCCAGGTGGAGCTGGCCCAGCTGCGCTACCTCCTCCCCCGCCTGGTGGGGAAGGGGAAGGAGCTGAGCCGCCTGGGGGGCGGGATCGGCACCCGGGGGCCGGGGGAGACCAAGCTGGAGGTGGACCGCCGCCGCCTCCTGGCCCGGGTGGCCCATCTGTCCCGCAAGCTGGAGGAGTACGCCAAGCGGCGGGAGGAGGCCAGGCGGCAGCGCAAGCGCCGCGGGGTGCCCCTCGTCGCCGTGGTGGGGTACACCAACGCCGGCAAGACTACCCTGCTCCAGGCCCTGGCCCGGGGCGGGGAGCCGGGGGAGGACAAGCTCTTCGCCACCCTGAGGCCCCTTACCCGCCGGGGCTTCCTGCCCGGGGTGGGGGAGGTGCTCTTCACGGATACCGTGGGCTTCATCCGCCGCATGCCCGAGGAGCTCCTCACCGCCTTCCGGGCCACCCTCGAGGAGGTGCGGGAGGCCGACCTCCTGGTCCACGTGTTGGACGCTTCCGAGGAGGGGGCCTTGGGACGCCACCAGGTGGTGGAGGGCCTCCTGCGGGAACTGGGGGTGGAGGCCCCCAGGGTCCTGGCCCTCGCCAAGGCCGACCGGGCGGCCCCCTACGACCTCCTCTACCTCCGGGAGCGGCTTGGGGGGGTGCCGGTTTCCGCCCTCAAGGGCACGGGCCTGGCCGAGCTGAAGGAGGCCCTGGCCCAGGCCCTCCTGCAGGCGGGGGTGCGCCCCCAGGCCTGGGCTCAGTACACGTGA
- a CDS encoding GspH/FimT family protein yields the protein MRQPGFSLLELLLVLGLLGVLLGLGLPLLSPNRLALNGAAQTLAAQVHRTRLEAIRHNAFAGLHVFTEGAGGYVVFLDRDGDRRPTPGEELQTVRFGEGAWARVRLDPGQSALGNLPLLFDPRGIPAKPITATIALTSGPATRKVILSQQGRPRLD from the coding sequence ATGCGGCAACCGGGGTTTAGCCTGCTGGAGCTTCTCCTGGTTCTGGGCCTTTTGGGGGTCCTCCTTGGCCTGGGCCTACCCCTCCTCTCCCCCAACCGCCTGGCCCTGAACGGGGCAGCCCAGACCCTGGCCGCCCAGGTCCACAGGACGCGGCTGGAGGCCATCCGCCATAACGCCTTCGCCGGGCTCCACGTGTTCACGGAAGGGGCGGGAGGGTACGTGGTCTTCCTGGACCGGGACGGGGACCGCCGCCCCACGCCAGGGGAGGAGCTCCAGACCGTGCGCTTCGGGGAAGGGGCCTGGGCCCGGGTGCGGCTGGACCCCGGGCAGAGCGCCCTCGGCAACCTTCCCCTCCTCTTCGACCCCCGCGGCATCCCCGCCAAGCCCATCACCGCCACCATCGCCCTCACTTCTGGTCCGGCCACCCGCAAGGTGATCCTCAGCCAGCAGGGCCGCCCCCGCCTGGACTAA
- a CDS encoding purine-nucleoside phosphorylase, with translation MAGMGVYEKIQEALAYIRSKTEFVPEVGIVLGSGLGPLAEEVERVAEIPYGEIPHFPRSTAPGHAGRLVLGHLEGKRVLVYQGRVHYYEGYAPEEVVFPVRVGFFLGAKTFFLTSAAGGLNPRFHAGGIMLHLDYLNFAGANPLRGPNDERLGPRFPVMFEAYDPGLQDLARRVARRQDLHLLEGVYAWFMGPSFASRAELKMLRDLGADAIGMSTVPEVIALRHLGARVLGLSTITDMAVPEREHHATEAEVLEVAAKTGPLFRRLVRGILAEL, from the coding sequence ATGGCCGGCATGGGGGTCTACGAGAAGATCCAGGAGGCGCTGGCCTATATCCGTTCCAAGACCGAGTTCGTCCCCGAGGTGGGCATCGTCCTGGGCTCGGGGCTTGGCCCCTTGGCCGAGGAGGTGGAGCGGGTGGCGGAGATCCCCTACGGGGAGATCCCCCACTTCCCCCGTTCCACCGCCCCTGGGCACGCGGGGCGGCTGGTGCTTGGGCATCTTGAGGGGAAGCGGGTCCTGGTCTACCAGGGCCGGGTGCACTACTACGAGGGCTACGCCCCGGAGGAGGTGGTCTTCCCCGTGCGGGTGGGCTTCTTCCTGGGGGCCAAGACCTTCTTCCTCACCTCCGCCGCCGGGGGGCTCAACCCCCGCTTCCACGCCGGGGGGATCATGCTCCACCTGGACTACCTGAACTTTGCCGGGGCCAACCCCCTAAGGGGTCCCAACGACGAGCGGCTTGGCCCCCGCTTCCCGGTGATGTTTGAGGCCTACGACCCGGGGCTCCAGGACCTGGCCCGCAGGGTGGCCCGCCGGCAGGACCTGCACCTCCTGGAGGGGGTCTACGCCTGGTTCATGGGGCCCAGCTTCGCCAGCCGGGCCGAGCTCAAGATGCTGCGGGACCTGGGGGCGGACGCCATCGGCATGTCCACGGTGCCCGAGGTCATCGCCCTGCGCCACCTGGGGGCCAGGGTTTTGGGGCTTTCCACCATCACGGACATGGCCGTGCCCGAGCGGGAGCACCACGCCACCGAGGCCGAAGTCCTGGAGGTGGCGGCCAAGACCGGCCCCCTGTTCCGCCGCCTGGTGCGCGGCATCCTGGCCGAGCTCTGA
- a CDS encoding YdcF family protein, with translation MRGLLLALVLLVPAWAHGGYAWIVVLGAAQYGGKPSPALERRLEAALALYRQGQAPRVAVAGGRMPGDRYSEGEVGCRYLAQRGVPEGALLCETQSQNTYENLLFLKPHLRGRVLLVTDAPHLGRALFLARLLGLEAEGHPVPGPYPLGYWAREALYRLWLYLGLKPLQGLKGLPTASRRPNTPLEGP, from the coding sequence GTGCGCGGCCTTCTCCTGGCCCTGGTGCTCCTCGTACCCGCCTGGGCCCATGGGGGCTACGCCTGGATCGTGGTCCTGGGGGCGGCCCAGTACGGGGGCAAGCCCTCCCCCGCCCTGGAGCGGCGCCTCGAGGCCGCCCTGGCCCTCTACCGCCAGGGCCAAGCCCCCCGGGTGGCGGTGGCGGGGGGACGAATGCCGGGGGACCGGTACAGCGAGGGGGAGGTGGGCTGCCGCTACCTGGCGCAACGGGGGGTACCGGAAGGGGCCCTCCTCTGCGAAACGCAAAGCCAGAACACCTACGAAAACCTCCTCTTCCTCAAGCCCCACCTCCGGGGAAGGGTCCTTTTGGTCACCGATGCCCCCCACCTGGGGCGGGCCCTCTTCCTGGCCCGGCTGCTTGGCCTGGAGGCCGAGGGCCACCCCGTCCCTGGCCCCTACCCTCTGGGCTACTGGGCCCGGGAGGCCCTGTACCGGCTTTGGCTTTACCTGGGCCTTAAGCCCCTGCAGGGCCTCAAGGGGCTTCCCACCGCTTCAAGGCGTCCAAATACCCCTCTAGAAGGGCCTTAA
- a CDS encoding YggS family pyridoxal phosphate-dependent enzyme — MGLLQVLEAIAAACRRAHRRPEEVRLVAVTKGRTPEEIREKVLRYGAFPLGESRVQEALRKMEVLEAEWHLIGPLQRNKAKFAPRFALVHSLDSLRLAEALERVGERAGVRLRVLLEVNLGREPQKHGFLEEELPEALFRVREMPHLEVVGLMTVPPMGPEGVVRPLFRRLSELADRFGLPERSMGMSDDFPWAVEEGATLVRVGRALFVD; from the coding sequence ATGGGGCTTTTGCAGGTGCTGGAGGCCATCGCCGCCGCTTGCCGCCGCGCCCACAGGCGGCCTGAGGAGGTGCGGCTGGTGGCGGTGACCAAGGGGCGCACCCCGGAGGAGATCCGGGAAAAGGTCCTCCGCTACGGGGCCTTTCCCTTGGGGGAAAGCCGGGTGCAGGAGGCCTTGCGCAAGATGGAGGTCCTCGAGGCGGAGTGGCACCTCATCGGCCCCCTGCAGCGCAACAAGGCCAAGTTCGCCCCCCGCTTCGCCCTGGTCCACTCCCTGGACTCCTTGCGCCTGGCCGAGGCCCTGGAACGGGTGGGGGAGAGGGCGGGGGTGCGGCTTCGCGTCCTCCTGGAGGTCAACCTGGGGCGGGAGCCGCAGAAGCACGGCTTTCTGGAGGAGGAGCTTCCCGAGGCCCTCTTCAGGGTGCGGGAGATGCCCCACCTGGAGGTGGTGGGCCTGATGACCGTGCCCCCCATGGGCCCCGAAGGGGTGGTGCGCCCCCTCTTCCGCAGGCTTTCAGAGCTCGCGGACCGCTTCGGCCTGCCCGAGCGCTCCATGGGGATGTCCGACGACTTCCCCTGGGCCGTGGAGGAGGGGGCCACCCTGGTGCGGGTGGGCCGGGCCCTTTTTGTAGACTGA
- a CDS encoding DUF503 domain-containing protein — protein sequence MKAYLGLYTARLETPARSLKEKRALIKPALERVKARFPVSAARLYGLDAWGFEVVGLSLLGNDPAWVEVTLREAARFLAYQGAFRVALEEFRLEAFELDGLV from the coding sequence ATGAAAGCCTACCTCGGCCTCTACACCGCCCGGCTGGAAACCCCAGCCCGGAGCCTCAAGGAGAAGCGGGCCCTCATCAAGCCCGCCCTGGAGCGGGTCAAGGCCCGCTTCCCCGTGTCCGCCGCCCGGCTGTACGGCCTGGATGCGTGGGGCTTTGAGGTGGTGGGCCTGAGCCTCCTGGGCAACGACCCCGCCTGGGTGGAGGTCACCCTCCGGGAGGCCGCCCGCTTCCTGGCCTACCAGGGGGCCTTCCGGGTGGCCCTGGAGGAGTTCCGCCTCGAGGCCTTTGAGCTGGACGGCCTGGTCTAA
- a CDS encoding outer membrane protein assembly factor, translating into MKRLLALLFLGLVSLAAPIREVVVEGGDPVLQALARAALPFGVGDEPGNLEDARKAILATGYFRQAEVRLEGGVLRVVLTPYPAIAEVRVEAKAFPQEALLRFLEQNYALGPGATYNPLRAQEAAGGLAQAYRQNGFPFLPKVEVEAKEQGGRMVLSLRVAETPEVKEVRLEGASLLPQAELLRLLDPLKGPFDFAKYQEALRGIAARYEGAGYRFSGPSVEESALVGGVLTVRVRELKVVRLEAPGLDLSGFPLRPGDYLRYDRLLEGVQALSRRLSRVVNFGLAAEGEGVVVRLEVGPPGGRIERVELQGHTAFPNETLLPLLRLKPGEVYTPALAQEDAQALAAFYREKGLEVADIRYGFADGVFRLEVVELKIGGYRLEWQGGHRTQEEVILRELPKPGSLFSVGALRQGIGRLMATGLLAEPPGVRLAPGEAPDRVVVVLSLKEARTGLFQPALGWSSLEGWSGTLAFKETNLFGLAHQVGVDLAFVQNEARDNFSFSASYTIPWLYLDYLDLKEVRTALAFSLFSTPIGNNKLFDGTTDTGWEYTERRTGGGFSLSRPLSKELENLRLSLGLSLRRSGYALETLDPNAPCNPAVSDPNDPKFCDGAGYKSVATAQGLLPTPGWTVRLDTGATYLDVDDPRFRTRGYEAGLATGLGLALPDTGGRSFFVPLVATGKTYFGLDAERRQALALRLSTGTLLGFPPESERFYLSGGGSEAFLLRGYEDRKYGGLSFATGSVEYRYNFNLSPQGGTNLYGILFADLGVADNTAGVKWGAGVGFQLDLDLFGALLPSLRLDYAFSPESPTGRLHFRIGPMF; encoded by the coding sequence ATGAAGCGCCTTCTAGCCTTGCTTTTTCTCGGCCTCGTGAGCCTGGCCGCCCCCATCCGGGAGGTGGTGGTGGAGGGAGGGGACCCGGTGCTCCAGGCCCTGGCCCGGGCCGCCTTGCCCTTTGGCGTGGGGGATGAACCCGGCAACCTCGAGGACGCCCGGAAGGCCATCCTGGCCACGGGCTACTTCCGCCAGGCCGAGGTGCGCCTGGAGGGCGGGGTGCTCCGGGTGGTCCTCACCCCCTACCCCGCCATCGCCGAGGTGAGGGTGGAGGCCAAGGCCTTCCCCCAGGAGGCCCTCCTGCGCTTTCTGGAGCAGAACTACGCCCTGGGCCCCGGGGCCACCTACAACCCCTTGCGGGCCCAGGAGGCCGCAGGGGGGCTGGCCCAGGCCTACCGGCAAAACGGCTTCCCCTTCCTCCCCAAGGTGGAGGTGGAGGCCAAGGAGCAGGGGGGGCGGATGGTCCTCAGCCTGCGGGTGGCGGAAACCCCCGAGGTGAAGGAGGTGCGCCTGGAAGGGGCAAGCCTCCTCCCCCAGGCCGAGCTCCTGCGGCTTTTAGACCCCCTCAAGGGCCCCTTTGACTTCGCCAAGTACCAGGAGGCCCTAAGGGGGATCGCCGCGCGCTACGAGGGGGCCGGCTACCGCTTTAGCGGCCCCAGCGTGGAGGAAAGCGCCCTGGTAGGCGGGGTTCTCACCGTGCGGGTGCGGGAGCTTAAGGTGGTGCGCCTCGAGGCCCCCGGCCTGGACCTTTCCGGCTTCCCCTTGCGCCCTGGGGACTACCTGCGCTACGACCGCCTCCTGGAAGGGGTGCAGGCCCTTTCCCGCCGGCTTTCCCGGGTGGTGAACTTCGGCCTGGCCGCGGAAGGGGAAGGGGTGGTGGTGCGCCTGGAGGTGGGCCCCCCCGGGGGGCGGATCGAGCGGGTGGAGCTCCAGGGGCACACCGCCTTTCCCAACGAAACCCTCCTCCCCCTCCTGCGCCTGAAGCCCGGGGAGGTCTACACCCCCGCCCTGGCCCAGGAGGACGCCCAGGCCCTGGCCGCCTTCTACCGGGAAAAGGGCCTGGAGGTGGCCGACATCCGCTACGGCTTCGCCGACGGGGTCTTCCGCCTGGAGGTGGTGGAGCTCAAGATCGGGGGGTACCGCCTGGAGTGGCAGGGAGGGCACCGCACCCAGGAGGAGGTGATCCTGCGGGAACTCCCCAAGCCGGGAAGCCTCTTTAGCGTGGGGGCCCTGCGCCAGGGGATTGGCCGCCTCATGGCCACCGGCCTTCTGGCCGAGCCCCCTGGGGTGCGCCTGGCCCCCGGGGAGGCCCCCGACCGGGTGGTGGTGGTCCTCTCCCTGAAGGAGGCCCGCACCGGCCTCTTCCAGCCGGCCTTGGGCTGGAGCTCCCTCGAGGGCTGGTCGGGTACCCTGGCCTTCAAGGAGACCAACCTCTTCGGCCTGGCCCACCAGGTGGGGGTGGACCTGGCCTTCGTGCAAAACGAGGCCCGGGACAACTTCTCCTTCTCCGCCAGCTACACCATCCCCTGGCTCTACCTGGACTACCTGGACCTGAAGGAGGTGCGCACCGCCTTAGCCTTTAGCCTCTTCTCCACCCCCATCGGCAACAACAAGCTCTTTGACGGCACCACCGACACCGGCTGGGAGTACACGGAAAGGCGCACCGGTGGGGGCTTCAGCCTCTCCCGCCCCCTCTCCAAGGAGCTGGAAAACCTCCGCCTCTCCTTAGGCCTTTCCCTTCGCCGTTCGGGCTACGCCCTGGAAACCCTGGACCCCAATGCCCCCTGCAACCCGGCGGTGAGCGACCCCAACGACCCCAAGTTCTGCGACGGCGCGGGCTACAAGAGCGTGGCCACCGCCCAGGGCCTCCTCCCCACCCCGGGCTGGACCGTGCGCCTGGACACCGGGGCCACCTACCTGGACGTGGACGACCCCCGCTTCCGCACCCGGGGGTACGAGGCTGGCCTCGCCACGGGCCTCGGCCTCGCCCTTCCCGACACGGGCGGGCGGAGCTTCTTCGTCCCCCTGGTGGCCACGGGCAAGACCTACTTCGGCCTGGACGCCGAGCGCCGCCAGGCCCTGGCCCTGCGCCTCTCCACGGGCACCCTCCTGGGCTTCCCCCCAGAAAGCGAGCGCTTCTACCTCTCCGGGGGCGGTTCGGAGGCCTTCCTCCTCAGGGGCTACGAGGACCGCAAGTACGGGGGCCTCTCCTTCGCCACGGGAAGCGTGGAGTACCGCTACAACTTCAACCTCTCCCCCCAGGGGGGGACCAACCTCTACGGCATCCTCTTCGCCGACCTGGGGGTGGCCGACAACACCGCCGGGGTCAAGTGGGGGGCGGGGGTGGGCTTCCAGCTGGACCTGGACCTCTTTGGGGCCCTCCTCCCCTCCTTGCGCCTGGACTACGCCTTCAGCCCGGAAAGCCCCACGGGCCGGCTCCACTTCCGCATCGGGCCCATGTTCTGA